Proteins found in one Plasmodium gaboni strain SY75 chromosome 13, whole genome shotgun sequence genomic segment:
- a CDS encoding putative AMP deaminase codes for MRLNNKNDGHRNVAQKEKGWNDLYETVVNISSKSSIKYDEYTLLNKDLNKLQTCNRFSFTLTSTGAVTKEQLEVSRKLIRLCNLRDTYIKQFKDIDTSLVESKSLNEKYKSKNINDYESSEPIYNPYNVKILKNCNAFIHFVDGIFFVHWDPHTDEGPPNKDMCMESNKLANHRNIKSPEDYLSSIQEIMNVVQDPACKSFCFQRLKYLEKKFDFHIMFNGPLELSETRDIKHRDFYNIRKVDVHVHHSACMQQKELLRFIREKYRTEPNTVVYVNEKREMLTLKSIFDEELKSTAYESTIDTLGVNALGNCFHRFDLFNEKYNPFGQKLLRDIFLKTDNYIEGRYLAEITKKQIKNLERSKYQHVEWRISIYGKNKNEWLKISKWVLNNKLSSIRVRWMIQVPRLYHIYKKMKLINTFADFLSNIFSPCFEAIKNPESNKEIFIFLHQIVGWDSVDDESIISNYTLKGGELPTPDKYTSEHNPPYSYYAYYMYINIRMLNEFMISRNMRPMAFRPHCGEIGNISHLSCMFLLADRINHGINLRKSPVLLYLYYLKQIGLALSPLSNNALFLHLDKNPFKRFFKIGLNVTLSTDDPLMFHFTDEPLLEEYSICAHTWKLSTVDLCEIARASVIQSGYEPAFKKHWLGDEDGFFYFQNDPNKTNLSNTRMVYRRNTLEEEIKNIERLASYSSNN; via the exons ATGCGgttgaataataaaaatgatggTCATAGAAATGTTGCtcaaaaagaaaaaggaTGGAATGATTTATATGAGACAGTTGTAAATATTTCATCTAAGTCATCCataaaatatgatgaatatactttattaaataaagatCTTAATAAATTACAGACATGTAATCGTTTTAGTTTTACGTTAACGTCCACAGGGGCGGTAACAAAAGAACAGCTGGAAGTCTCCAGG aAATTGATACGACTGTGTAATTTGAGagatacatatataaaacagTTTAAAGATATCGATACTTCTCTTGTAGAAAGTAAATCATTAAATGAAAAGTATAAAAGCAAAAACATAAATGACTATGAATCTTCAGAACCTATTTATAATCCTTATAAtgttaaaatattaaaaaattgtaaTGCTTTCATCCATTTTGTCGATGGGatattttttgttcattGGGACCCTCACACGGATGAAGGACCTCCAA acAAGGATATGTGCATGGAATCAAATAAGCTAGCTAACCATCGTAATATAAAATCACCAGAAGATTATTTATCAAGCATACAAGAAATTATGAATGTTGTGCAAGACCCTGCATGCAAAAGTTTTTGTTTTCAACgattaaaatatttagaAAAGAAATTTGATTTCCATATAATGTTTAATGGTCCTTTAGAGTTGTCAGAAACTCGAGACATTAAGCATCGAgatttttataacataaGAAAGGTAGATGTACATGTACATCATTCAGCATGTATGCAACAAAAAGAATTGTTACGTTTTATAAGAGAGAAATATAGAACAGAACCAAATACAGTAGTATATgtaaatgaaaaaagaGAGATGTTAACATTAAAGAGTATTTTTGatgaagaattaaaaaGTACAGCATATGAATCAACAATAGATACATTAGGTGTTAATGCATTAGGGAATTGTTTTCATAGatttgatttatttaatgAGAAATATAATCCATTTGGTCAGAAATTATTAAgagatatatttttaaaaacagATAATTATATTGAAGGAAGATACTTAGCAGAGATTacaaaaaaacaaataaagAATCTTGAACGTTCAAAATATCAACATGTAGAATGGAGAATATCaatatatggaaaaaataaaaatgaatgGTTGAAAATATCTAAATGGGTTCTTAATAATAAACTTAGTAGTATAAGAGTAAGATGGATGATACAAGTACCTAgattatatcatatatataaaaaaatgaaactAATAAATACTTTTGCAGATTTCCtaagtaatatattttcacCTTGTTTTGAAGCTATAAAAAATCCAGAATCaaataaagaaatttttattttcttacATCAAATTGTTGGATGGGATAGTGTAGATGATGAATCTATTATTTCCAACTATACTTTGAAGGGAGGAGAACTACCAACACCTGATAAATATACTAGTGAGCATAACCCTCCATATTCTTACTATgcatattatatgtatataaatataagaatGTTGAATGAGTTTATGATAAGTAGAAATATGAGACCAATGGCATTCAG GCCCCATTGTGGTGAAATTGGTAATATAAGTCATCTATCATGTATGTTTTTATTAGCTGATAGAATAAATCACGGTATTAATTTAAGGAAATCACctgtattattatatttatattatcttaAGCAAATAGGATTAGCTTTATCGCCCCTATCAAATAATGCTTTGTTCTTACACCTTG acAAAAACCCGTTTAAGCGTTTTTTTAAAATCGGCTTAAACGTAACATTATCTACAGATGACCCTCTGATGTTTCATTTTACGGATGAACCTTTACTTGAAGAATATTCTATATGCGCA CATACTTGGAAATTAAGTACTGTTGATCTATGTGAAATTGCAAGGGCATCTGTTATTCAAAG tgGATACGAACCAGCATTTAAAAAACATTGGTTAGGAGACGAGGATGgatttttttattttcaaaatgACCCAAATAAAACAAACTTATCAAATACAAGGATGGTATATAg gAGAAATACGTTAGAGgaggaaataaaaaatatcgAACGACTAGCTAGCTATTCATCAAacaattaa
- a CDS encoding hypothetical protein (conserved Plasmodium protein, unknown function), with protein MDNLYYNIYTSEIYEKKKYAFKNNIHVKENVLKDANIYDYIIKYTLNVIVNNIVNNSIDPKYKYDCESFKNHKNNDISNLKYRSTQNDFLISNILNKQYKNIPKMDLQNDIKNCNLIPSELEAFSYNKILSSSRMYEYEELNTFKDSFITYIINNPHLYKNKLEVILSLIIFSFYNAKKNMGSYYLFDVLMKTINYYKTYNKLKTSFILFSPIIQVQKKHKRYVNLSDIILNPYDNNNNNDNNNYNNNNNNSNNNDNYNNKSYSENLLLTFDSTKQLINIVRKYHDICGSTTATSNTLSTVSKKKRKGACHLHKKRVNFNDTHFKDFKNKRNKDIKELNFLNHELTKKKLVQYNKKKKKKVKKYQCHDISHKNCDNNIFQFHFNNSDQSQERQRENFQGVVLSYIKYNNSNFNLSCYISIKNYNFNSSIRICYVPYYNNYYSNKNIWSKLNMKMFLYCWCSVEEVCFSDCTMNTLEYVSNEEKIKRLEKINYYKDKYNKMINEERNKLEKNKIILKNKNKWNNYHNYYNISNSSNINRWCPCNSAEQKCKKMYLCNNDYSLLATSENIKLRGYHNNNYNRYNSCSFISNLNDDGISTKFPNNRDVEPGYNSDNNIVYRNNKRKRRKKKRFNVCKNEKHYCKYLSDDDMTYDNYCNYFYENVESVNVSSYLYYFKLINKKRLNMKINQMEQKMEFNYDVFLRSIYESNEKKRNMIYNGYYNSDIYNNIEEDYNYEDSNDENYHENDDYNNNSNNLNDCYDIIENEDMLPHHACLNYDHFNMITCYEKIIKYKPLTTKYILCCKEVFFCSSEEYEDDEMNHHNHLNHLNQLNHLNNHDNINHINNHNHNNNNNNNCSNNSFYNHSSNYSHMPDGRRKGMKRFVEGNNINKEHHGYGEEEEEYDAYHNENIGNSRVNGLLSNRMMKQEIDDDMENHRNNNNNNNNNNININSNINSNGNINNNSNVRGEMMNGFNYNNDLHLNNIYVKEEMKDINYNDTDDIHDMEEGKDFESVIDENNEYNEEIDVKYEISTENNEGTTLHIPSNDMDIGKGGSMTDHGLNSNSNFLCTSSTNENGLDMNMLDNKMKNNNMNNNMNNNMNNNMNNNNNNNNNNSLKHKPQQKTNNEGKEKVKRRRKNPFSRSVVGMSPASNNDMSKAYGDMMKDGSNNFMYKNFVVPKKPNNFSYLNYKEVKEYLKDLTILKSGANWKTYKMEDLPAELYKNIRPINQRVTGFKTVLLVDELFEKLWEFPNTDMIKVRTVTRGDQFIGDIRIDFYYRQSERTLCRACGRHILKQKFATEHYQRNINCWKEVMWRLGIPELHYYNSVRNDFFDSRSNNMENNNEQALLDRTLMLYNQELIKKATDFVNEELKYYDENVVSKPRKSKVNSCFELDILLLDDNNIIIPSVKNEVDEPYFEIAAIYPNNGFPDENYSRNFCYIKITFNKLGGMVLRDLFTLECEFLVDWGDNLLIQAKKYTLHEVYNNSESYDINLRNLYDQGFAYLRCNVPQKPNGKVNLKVRIPKTVWHYWEAVAEESLKINYEFLDKHNVHRQLLFCSYLDNINKNFTAYVKNSSKSGGTNNNNNNSNNNNNNNNNNNNNNNNNNNNNNNNNNNNNNNNNNNNNGNHHHMANLMTTNNMNHNNNNNNNNNHMFELMNNNIASFAKLEDDFIPRNSYNNMDKKSKNNGMPPPPPDLMNSNNKMMPYNFNSFSKGPTGGVVGAADLANMSNMNNRLMYNQNNNPNNANNNNNNNNTNNMYNNMDYAAVLNSMPY; from the exons ATGGacaatttatattataatatatatacaagtgaaatatatgaaaaaaaaaagtatgcctttaaaaataacattCATGTGAAAGAGAATGTTTTAAAGGATgcaaatatatatgattatataataaaatatacattaaatgttatagtaaataatattgttaaTAATAGTATAGACCCCAAATACAAGTATGATTGTGAATCTTTTAAGAATCATAAGaataatgatatatcaaatttaaaatatagGTCAACACAAAATGACTTTCttatttcaaatattttaaataaacaatataaaaatattccaAAAATGGATTTacaaaatgatataaaaaattgtaatTTAATACCATCCGAATTAGAGGctttttcatataataaaattttatcGTCATCAAGAATGTATGAATATGAAGAATTGAATACCTTTAAGGATAGTTTTATTAcatacataataaataatcCACACCTATATAAGAACAAGCTTGAAGTGATCTTAAgtttaattatattttcattttataatgCCAAGAAAAACATGGGAAGttattatttgtttgaTGTTTTGATGAAAACgataaattattataaaacatataataaactCAAAACAAGTTTTATACTTTTTTCTCCCATCATTCAAGTGCAAAAGAAACATAAACGATATGTTAACTTAAgtgatattatattaaacccttatgataataataataataatgataataataattataataataataataataatagtaataataatgataattataataataaaagttACAGTGAAAACCTTCTCTTAACATTTGATAGTACCAAACAACTTATTAACATTGTACGAAAATATCATGATATTTGTGGAAGTACTACAGCCACTTCAAATACATTATCTACCGTTagtaagaaaaaaagaaaaggtGCATGCCACCTGCACAAGAAAAGAGTCAATTTTAATGATACACATTTTAAAGATTTTAAAAACAAGAGaaataaagatattaaagaattgaattttttaaatcatgagctaaccaaaaaaaagctagttcaatataataaaaaaaaaaaaaaaaaagtgaaAAAGTATCAGTGTCACGATATAAGCCACAAAAAttgtgataataatatatttcaatttcattttaataattcagACCAAAGTCAAGAGAGACAACGAGAGAATTTTCAAGGAGTAGTATTATCTTATATAAAGTATAATAATTCgaattttaatttatcatgttatataagtataaaaaattataattttaattcGAGCATTAGAATATGTTACGTTccatattataataattattatagtaataaaaatatatggtCCAAATTAAACATGAAAATGTTTTTGTATTGTTGGTGTTCTGTTGAGGAGGTATGTTTTTCAGACTGCACGATGAATACTTTAGAATATGTATCTAATGAAGAAAAGATTAAGAGGcttgaaaaaataaattacTATAAGGATAAGTATAATAAGATGATAAATGAAGAAAGGAataaattagaaaaaaacaaaataatattaaaaaataagaataaatggaataattatcataattacTATAATATTAGTAATAGTAGTAATATTAATAGGTGGTGTCCTTGTAATAGTGCAGAACAGAAATGTAAAAAGATGTATCTTTGTAATAATGATTATTCATTACTTGCTACAAGTgagaatataaaattaagAGGATATCATAATAACAATTATAATAGATATAATTCATGTAGTTTTATCAGCAACCTTAATGATGATGGTATATCTACAAAATTTCCAAACAACAGAGATGTGGAACCTGGATACAatagtgataataatattgtttataGAAATAACAAAAGGAAGAGAAGAAAGAAGAAACGTTTTAATGTATgtaaaaatgaaaaacattattgtaaatatttaagtgatgatgatatgacatatgataattattgtaattatttttatgaaaatgTCGAGAGTGTAAATGTATCTagttatttatattatttcaaattaataaataaaaaaaggttaaatatgaaaattaaTCAGATGGAACAAAAGATGGAGTTTAACTATGATGTTTTTTTAAGATCAATTTATGAGAGTAATGAAAAAAAACGAAATATGATATACAACGGATATTATAATTCtgacatatataataatatagaagaagattataattatgaagATTCTAATGATGAGAATTATCATGAAAatgatgattataataataatagtaataatttGAATGATTGTTATGATATTATAGAGAATGAAGACATGTTACCACACCATGCTTGTTTAAATTATGatcattttaatatgaTAACATGTTATgagaaaataataaaatataagCCCTTAActacaaaatatattttatgttgTAAGGAGGTTTTTTTCTGTTCTAGTGAAGAATATGAAGATGATGAAATGAACCACCATAATCATCTTAATCACCTTAATCAACTTAATCACCTTAATAAtcatgataatattaaccACATTAACAATCACAATcacaataataataataataataattgtagtaataattcattttataaCCATAGTAGTAATTATTCACATATGCCAGATGGAAGACGCAAAGGTATGAAGAGATTTGTAGAAggtaataatataaataaagaacaCCATGGATATGGTGAGGAGGAAGAAGAATACGATGCATACcataatgaaaatattgGTAACAGTCGAGTGAATGGGCTCTTAAGTAATCGCATGATGAAACAAGAAATTGATGATGACATGGAAAATCatagaaataataacaataataataataataataatatcaatattaATAGCAATATCAATAGTAATGgtaatattaataataatagtaatgTTAGGGGAGAGATGATGAATGgatttaattataataatgatcttcatttaaataatatatatgtaaaagAGGAAATGAAAgatattaattataatgatacTGATGATATACATGATATGGAAGAAGGAAAAGATTTTGAAAGTGTTattgatgaaaataatgaatataatgAAGAGATAGATgtaaaatatgaaatatcTACAGAAAATAATGAAGGTACTACTTTACATATACCATCTAATGATATGGATATTGGAAAAGGTGGTAGTATGACTGATCATGGATTGAATAGTAATAGTAATTTTCTCTGCACAAGTTCAACAAATGAAAATGGTTTAGATATGAATATGTTAGATAACAAAATgaagaataataatatgaataataatatgaataataatatgaataataatatgaataataataataataataataataataacagTTTGAAACATAAACCTCAACAAAAAACTAATAATGaaggaaaagaaaaagtAAAAAGACGACGTAAAAATCCTTTTAGTAGAAGTGTTGTAGGTATGTCTCCTGCAAGTAATAATGATATGTCAAAAGCTTATGGTGATATGATGAAAGATGGttcaaataattttatgtaCAAGAATTTTGTTGTTCCTAAAAAGCCGAATAACTTTTcttatttaaattataaagaagtaaaagaatatttaaaagatttGACTATACTAAAAAGTGGAGCAAATTGGAAAACTTATAAAATGGAAGATTTACCAGCTGAattgtataaaaatattagaCCAATAAATCAAAGAGTAACTGGTTTCAAAACAGTTTTATTGGTTGATgaattatttgaaaaattatGGGAATTCCCAAATACAGACATGATCAAAGTTAGGACAGTAACTAGAGGAGATCAATTTATTGGTGATATTCGAATTGACTTTTATTATCGCCAGAGTGAGAGAACCTTATGTCGTGCATGTGGAAGGCACATCCTTAAGCAGAAGTTTGCCACGGAGCACTACCAAAGGAATATAA aTTGCTGGAAAGAAGTTATGTGGAGATTAGGAATACCGGAGCTGCATTACTACAACTCAGTTCGAAATGA cTTTTTTGATTCAAGGTCTAACAACATGGAAAATAACAATGAACAGGCGTTGCTGGACAGGACGTTAATGTTGTATAACCAAGAATTGATTAAGAAGGCTACTGATTTTGTGAATGAGgaattaaaatattacGATGAAAATGTGGTGAGTAAGCCACGTAAGAGTAAGGTGAACAGTTGTTTTGAATTggatatattattattggatgacaacaatataataattccTAGTGTAAAGAATGAAGTGGATGAGCCATATTTTGAAATAGCTGCAATATATCCTAATAACGGATTTCCTGATGAGAATTATTCTCGtaatttttgttatataaagataacATTTAATAAGTTAGGAGGTATGGTATTACGTGATTTGTTTACATTAGAATGTGAGTTTTTAGTAGATTGGGGAGAcaatttattaattcaGGCAAAGAAATATACATTACATGAggtatataataattctgaatcatatgatataaatttaaGAAATTTGTATGACCAAGGATTTGCATATTTACGATGTAATGTACCACAAAAGCCAAATGGAAAGGTAAATTTAAAAGTGCGTATACCTAAAACAGTATGGCATTATTGGGAGGCAGTAGCTGAAGAATcattgaaaataaattatgaaTTTTTAGATAAGCATAATGTTCATAGgcaattattattttgttcatatttggataatataaataagaattTTACAGCATATGTAAAGAATTCATCAAAGAGTGGTGGTActaacaataataataataatagtaataataataataataataataataataacaataataataataataataataataataataataacaataataataataataacaataataataataataataataataatggtAATCATCATCATATGGCTAATCTTATGACTACTAATAATATGAATCataacaataataacaataataataataatcatatgTTTGAAttaatgaataataatatagcTAGTTTTGCAAAATTGGAAGATGATTTTATTCCAAGAAATTCATATAACAATATGGATAAgaaatcaaaaaataatggTATGCCCCCACCCCCACCAGATTTAATgaatagtaataataaaatgatgccttataattttaatagTTTTTCTAAAGGACCTACAGGTGGTGTAGTAGGAGCAGCAGATCTGGCAAACATGTctaatatgaataatagATTAATGtataatcaaaataataatccAAATAATGctaacaataataataataataataatactaataatatgtataataatatggattATGCAGCTGTTTTAAATTCCATGCCCTATT
- a CDS encoding hypothetical protein (conserved Plasmodium protein, unknown function), with the protein TINKDNNGIKKRKKKTKKKNIYMNCQYEENNNNLNHVNIQMKNEIKKNIQKKMNQNDYLLCTINEFLKQGLKNECIPLFQRLQQNLFFLVMLANRPEDNLDDEQSNYSSE; encoded by the coding sequence acaataaataaagacAACAACggaataaaaaaaagaaagaaaaaaacgaaaaaaaaaaatatatatatgaactgtcaatatgaagaaaataataataatttaaatcatgtcaatatacaaatgaaaaatgaaataaaaaaaaatatccagaaaaaaatgaatcaaaatgattatttattatgtacTATAAATGAATTCTTAAAACAAGGTCTCAAAAATGAATGTATCCCATTATTTCAAAGATTACAACAGaatctattttttttagtCATGTTAGCTAATAGACCAGAAGACAACTTAGATGATGAACAAAGTAATTATTCTTcagaataa
- a CDS encoding hypothetical protein (conserved Plasmodium protein, unknown function), translating into EYSSPTALLNYNNCTPLYRNKTDNNINNVNHLNNKETSCSANNTFPCNNEEFFEMIKKNIKKNKNEYHLLNIYCKELMYRINDSNISAHIITKIFSLLSYTDYKNDYRISEILNRCILRLNEFDLIHLCSLVISLSKMNFKSVYFMEQVQNKFLREGQNYFEKHSPHYICLFINSWVKLNCIKKKKKNYIKDDQKDHQNNTIDHINNNHINYLSHNHNEETIKNIQIINFLLTKISHKNVEEYSLIGISLLLYNISILKLHKYYYLFYLFENHIIKTKNHLNVIQIVNILTAYKNVCLLKGTLLIELLECVNEQTESCYFHHLVRMLDVCFYFVANHNKDINHMNSKDIKDIHKNNIVDTHKNNIVDTHKNNIVDTHKNNIVDTHNNISSYELQHTCHFISILFNQLIKNTKHCKKKDVILLCGTLSKYKKWIDKNFRNSSSPLSSINMNLLFYIIRNNAKNFINMYSHVELSILLYCYSLYEIKDIYLFHKIKLRCLKIFNTFNEITFSYLFKAFQNMKINDLIFENACLNKILEINKFTCPKSLVFILSALSCLYKEKKKNFLIKDILEVLFKNFQHIFINNFYEINKDGYIIQNINDSIPSYLLYIEEENKDRHSLDEENKDRHSLDEENKDRHSLDEENKDRHSLDMCQKKNKKLINGDTLCMLVKLFSKFKEFHLIDKVIIILINEYKNYKNIISTYNCICLLNSLGILCAHIEKEQSHFFWRNYYLFINHLTKKILLSVDLHENKNYLINFLSAGGKIFHSYISILYIINEENKNFSFYLKNILDILITHLHKYINELTLVDIGIILETFNKENYLHISIYNMPKKKKENEKKDDHINLSFVNKIINRLTYLLNYVNEKDYKNVIIIMNNIIKINSFDQKIYNLIIKNYILQSFYYQSIPMLSQSIYYICMSVLFRDIIINTQQIYLLTYLFKKLFQQFINQDIFLFSTQNQCLLISDKYINKNKINHNIIIDTIFIKSLIFLCQSIFIILFHISNIKQINYQYKIKNEVIQNENNQLLNSITFLRLYLTIFMLTQIFIQDPYYLKKIKKFTYSNNYNTITQQIHNTIKHIPIKTYNTSVLFYKLLLITN; encoded by the coding sequence TTGAATATAGTTCTCCTACGGctcttttaaattataataattgtaCACCTTTATATAGGAATAAAActgataataatataaataatgtaaatcatttaaataataaagaaacATCATGTAGTGCTAATAATACGTTCCCTTGTAATAATGAGGAATTTTTTGAAAtgattaaaaaaaacattaagaaaaataaaaatgaatatcatttgttgaatatatattgtaaaGAATTAATGTATAGAATTAATGATTCCAATATTAGTGCacatattattacaaaaatattttcattattatcatatacagattataaaaatgattataGAATAAGCGAAATTTTAAATCGTTGTATTTTAAGATTAAACGAGTTTGATCTTATTCATTTATGTTCTTTGGTCATATCATTAAGTAAGATGAATTTTAAGAGTGTGTATTTTATGGAACAAgtacaaaataaatttttgAGAGAAGGGCAGaattattttgaaaaacATTCACCacattatatatgtttgttTATAAATAGTTGGGTCAAATTAAATTgtatcaaaaaaaaaaaaaagaattatataaaagatgaTCAAAAGGATCatcaaaataatacaattgatcatataaataataaccatattaattatttatcTCATAATCATAATGAGGAGACCATCAAAAACATTCAAATTATAAACTTCCTATTAACCAAGATAAGTCACAAAAATGTAGAAGAATATAGTTTAATAGGAATAagtttattattatataatatatctatcCTTAAATTACACAAGtactattatttattttatttatttgaaaatcatataataaagacAAAAAATCACTTGAACGTCATACAAATagttaatatattaacagcttataaaaatgtatgtTTATTAAAAGGCACCTTATTAATAGAATTGTTAGAATGTGTAAATGAACAAACTGAATCTTgttattttcatcatttagTAAGGATGTTGGATGTgtgtttttattttgtgGCTAACcataataaagatattaaCCATATGAATAGTAAAGATATTAAAGATATCCATAAAAACAATATTGTTGATACCCATAAAAACAATATTGTTGATACCCATAAAAACAATATTGTTGATACCCATAAAAACAATATTGTTGATACccataataatatatcttctTACGAATTGCAACATACTTGCCATTTCATTtccattttatttaatcAACTTATTAAAAACACAAAGCActgtaaaaaaaaagatgtcatattattatgtgGAACCTTATcaaaatacaaaaaatgGATAGATAAAAATTTTAGAAACAGTTCTTCACCCCTTTCATcaataaatatgaatttgttattttatataattcgGAATAATGcaaaaaattttataaacatGTATAGTCATGTGGAATTatctattttattatattgttattcgctttatgaaattaaagatatatatttatttcataaaataaaattaagatgtttaaaaatatttaacaCTTTTAACGAAATAACATTTTCCTATTTATTTAAAGCATTTcaaaatatgaaaataaatgatCTTATATTTGAAAATGCATGcttaaataaaattttagaaataaataaatttacCTGTCCAAAAAGTTTAGTCTTTATACTATCTGCATTGTcatgtttatataaagaaaaaaaaaaaaatttccTAATTAAAGATATATTGGAGGTTCTATTTAAAAACTTTcaacatatttttattaacaatttttatgaaataaaCAAAGATGGATATATcatacaaaatataaatgattCAATACCAtcttatttattatatatagaagaagaaaataaagataGGCACTCATTggatgaagaaaataaagataGGCACTCATTggatgaagaaaataaagataGGCACTCATTggatgaagaaaataaagataGGCACTCATTGGATATGTgtcaaaaaaaaaataagaaattaATTAATGGAGATACATTATGTATGTTAGTAAAgttattttcaaaattcAAAGAATTCCATTTAATTGATAAagtaataattatattaattaatgaatataaaaattataaaaatattatatcaacatataattgtatatgtttattaaaTTCTTTGGGTATTCTCTGTGCTCATATAGAAAAGGAACAAAGTCATTTTTTCTGGagaaattattatctttttataaatcACTTAAcaaagaaaatattattaagtGTAGATTTGcatgaaaataaaaattatcttataaattttttaagtGCAGGTGGTAAAATCTTCCACTCttatatttctattttatatataataaatgaagaaaataaaaatttttctttttatttgaaaaatattttagatattttaattacacatttacataaatatataaatgaacTCACATTAGTTGATATAGGAATTATACTTGAAAcatttaataaagaaaattatttacatatatcCATCTATAACATgccaaaaaaaaaaaaagaaaatgaaaaaaaggatgatcatataaatctttcttttgtaaataaaataataaatagattaacttatttattaaattatgtaaatgaaaaggattataaaaatgttataattattatgaacaATATAATCAAAATTAACAGTTTTgatcaaaaaatatataatttaataattaaaaattatatacttcaaagtttttattatcaatCTATACCTATGTTATCACAAagtatttattatatatgtatgagTGTTTTATTTAGagatattattattaacacacaacaaatatatttattaacatatttattcaaaaaattatttcaacaatttataaatcaagacatatttcttttttctaCACAAAATCAATGTTTACTTATATcagataaatatattaataaaaataaaattaatcataatattattattgatactatatttattaaatctTTGATCTTTTTATGTCAAtctatatttatcatattatttcatatatcTAACATCAAACAAATCAATTATCAATATAAAATCAAAAATGAAGTTAttcaaaatgaaaataatcAATTATTAAATTCTATAACTTTTTTAAGACTTTATTTAACAATTTTTATGCTTACTCAAATATTTATCCAAGACccatattatttaaaaaaaattaaaaaattcacatattcaaataattataatacTATTACTCAACAAATACATAATACTATAAAACATATACCTATCAAAACATACAACACATctgtattattttataaactACTTCTAATTACAAATTGA